The Parus major isolate Abel unplaced genomic scaffold, Parus_major1.1 Scaffold659, whole genome shotgun sequence genome contains a region encoding:
- the CUNH11orf98 gene encoding uncharacterized protein C11orf98 homolog, with translation MRSAGMRKGAGFSDRKCGGTGSGARRTRGGAMGIGGKINRPRTELRKKLFKRRRELARGRRQKRRSVSVPAVPAPLWGKRRRKELKRLRGAAKKALEAAVTEAKRPKEEKATAESGGDVEMAEAAAE, from the exons ATGAGATCCGCGGGGATGAGGAAAGGGGCGGGGTTTAGCGACCGGAAGTGTGGCGGAACCGGAAGCGGCGCTCGGCGGACGCGTGGGGGCGCGATGGGGATCGGAGGCAAAATCAACCGGCCCCGAACG GAGCTGCGCAAGAAGCTCTTCAAGCGGCGGCGGGAGCTGGCGAGGGGGCGGCGGCAGAAGCGGCG GTCGGTGTCGGTGCCGGCGGTTCCGGCCCCGCTGTGGGGGAAGCGGCGGCGGAAGGAGCTGAAGCGGCTGCGGGGGGCGGCCAAGAAGG CGCTGGAGGCGGCGGTGACCGAGGCGAAGAGGCCGAAGGAGGAGAAAGCGACCGCGGAGAGCGGCGGGGACGTGGAGATGGCGGAGGCGGCAGCGGAGTGA